Proteins encoded in a region of the Apilactobacillus apisilvae genome:
- the glmM gene encoding phosphoglucosamine mutase, producing MKYFGTDGVRGVANEDLSPELAFKCGRAGGYILTKHNESEGQPQVLVARDTRISGQMLESSLVAGLLSVGIEVLQLGVVTTPGVAYLVRTQGAAAGVMITASHNPAEYNGIKFFGSDGYKLSDELEEEIEKILEENKDDLPRPSSKGLGTSDDYSEGSQKYIRFLEQTVPEDLSGMHICVDSANGATSSLVSRLYADLGIDFDTMATMPNGLNINDQVGSTHPEQLQKMVVDKGAEIGLAFDGDGDRCIAVDENGELVDGDKIIYICGKYMSDHGRLKQDTVVTTVMSNLGMYKAMEANGMKNVQTKVGDRYVVEEMNKSGYNLGGEQSGHIVFLDFNTTGDGLLTSLQLLHVMKDTGKKLSELAAEVKKYPQKLINVKVSDKKQALNNEPVKNIISQVEKEMNGDGRVLVRPSGTEPLLRVMTEAPTQDLVNDYTKLIADVVEKESGIE from the coding sequence ATGAAATATTTTGGAACCGATGGAGTTAGAGGAGTAGCTAATGAAGATCTTAGTCCTGAATTAGCCTTTAAATGTGGTCGTGCTGGTGGATATATCTTAACCAAACACAATGAATCTGAAGGACAACCACAAGTTTTAGTAGCTCGAGATACTAGAATTTCTGGTCAAATGTTAGAAAGTTCATTAGTTGCAGGATTATTATCAGTTGGAATAGAAGTATTGCAATTAGGTGTTGTTACCACTCCGGGGGTTGCTTATTTAGTAAGAACCCAAGGTGCCGCAGCTGGTGTTATGATTACAGCTTCACATAATCCCGCTGAATATAATGGAATTAAATTCTTTGGATCAGATGGTTACAAATTATCTGATGAGTTAGAAGAAGAAATTGAAAAGATTTTAGAAGAAAATAAAGATGACTTACCTCGTCCTTCATCTAAAGGATTAGGAACATCTGATGACTATTCAGAAGGTAGTCAAAAGTATATTCGCTTCTTAGAACAAACTGTTCCTGAAGATTTATCAGGTATGCATATTTGTGTTGATTCAGCCAATGGTGCTACTAGTAGTTTAGTTTCAAGATTATATGCTGATTTGGGAATTGATTTTGATACTATGGCTACAATGCCTAATGGACTTAACATTAATGATCAGGTTGGTTCTACTCATCCTGAACAATTACAAAAAATGGTTGTTGATAAAGGTGCCGAAATTGGTTTAGCCTTCGATGGTGATGGTGATCGTTGTATTGCTGTTGACGAAAATGGCGAATTAGTTGATGGTGATAAAATTATTTACATTTGTGGTAAATATATGTCTGATCATGGTCGCCTAAAACAGGATACAGTGGTTACAACTGTTATGAGTAATTTAGGAATGTACAAAGCTATGGAAGCTAATGGAATGAAGAATGTTCAAACCAAAGTTGGTGACAGATACGTTGTTGAAGAAATGAACAAATCTGGCTACAATCTTGGTGGTGAACAATCAGGGCATATTGTATTTTTGGATTTTAATACTACTGGTGATGGATTATTAACTAGTTTACAATTGCTTCATGTTATGAAAGATACAGGTAAAAAGTTATCTGAATTAGCAGCAGAAGTTAAAAAATATCCACAAAAATTAATTAACGTTAAAGTTTCTGATAAAAAACAAGCTTTAAATAATGAGCCAGTTAAAAATATTATTTCACAAGTTGAAAAAGAAATGAATGGTGATGGTCGTGTATTGGTCCGTCCTAGTGGAACTGAACCATTACTAAGGGTAATGACTGAAGCACCAACTCAAGATCTAGTAAATGATTACACAAAGCTAATTGCTGATGTAGTTGAAAAAGAGTCAGGAATTGAATAA
- the glmS gene encoding glutamine--fructose-6-phosphate transaminase (isomerizing), with protein MCGIVGVAGNKDAVNILINGLQKLEYRGYDSAGIYVSDKDGQDHLIKRTGAIANLKNAVGDDIRGTSGIGHTRWATHGGVTVENAHPHFSQDNRFYLVHNGVIENYEELKAKYLSDFTFTSQTDTEVVVQLVDYFATKENMNAKDAFLKTLSLLDSGSSYAFQLMDREEPDTIYVAKNKSPLLIGIGKDCNVVCSDSLAMLNVTHDFLELDDGDFVTVRPDSIEIQDKNGNLVENRKPFHVDIDASDTDKGTYPYYMLKEIDEQPNVMRKLSAEYLNADGIPEIEPELLKSIKQADRLYIVAAGTSYHAGLVGKNLFETMAQIPTEVHVASEFAYNMPLLSKNPFFIFLSQSGETADSREVLVNINKAGYKSLTITNVANSTLSRESNYTLLLHAGPEISVASTKAYTAQIAVEAILAKALGEADQIKEATEFNLKQQLGLVATGMQTIVDEKEVLNKLSKDYFVDANKAFYIGRGIDYFVSLESALKLKEISYIHAEGFASGELKHGTIALIENGTPVIGIITQSNTAGLTRSNLEETIARGSKAITIVTKSLSKDGDDIIVPDVNSMLTPLLSVIPAQLLAYYTSLNKGLDVDHPRNLAKSVTVQ; from the coding sequence ATGTGTGGAATTGTTGGAGTTGCAGGCAATAAAGATGCAGTCAACATTTTAATTAATGGATTACAAAAATTAGAATATCGTGGATATGATTCTGCGGGAATTTATGTAAGTGATAAAGATGGTCAAGATCATCTTATTAAGAGAACAGGTGCCATTGCTAACTTAAAAAATGCGGTGGGAGATGATATTCGTGGAACTTCTGGAATCGGGCATACTCGTTGGGCAACTCATGGTGGAGTAACTGTTGAAAATGCTCATCCTCATTTTTCACAAGATAATCGTTTTTATCTTGTTCATAATGGTGTTATTGAAAATTATGAAGAATTAAAAGCTAAATATTTATCTGATTTTACATTTACTTCACAGACTGATACTGAAGTAGTAGTTCAATTAGTTGATTATTTTGCAACTAAAGAAAATATGAATGCTAAAGATGCCTTTTTAAAGACACTTTCACTATTAGATAGTGGTTCATCATATGCTTTTCAATTAATGGATCGTGAAGAGCCTGATACTATTTATGTGGCTAAAAATAAAAGTCCTTTATTAATTGGTATTGGTAAAGATTGTAACGTGGTATGTTCTGACTCATTAGCTATGTTGAATGTTACTCATGATTTCTTAGAATTAGATGATGGTGATTTTGTTACAGTTAGACCTGATTCAATTGAAATTCAAGATAAAAATGGTAATCTTGTAGAAAATAGAAAACCTTTCCATGTTGATATTGATGCTAGTGATACCGATAAAGGAACATATCCATACTACATGCTTAAAGAAATTGATGAACAACCAAATGTTATGAGAAAATTATCTGCTGAATACTTAAATGCAGATGGTATTCCTGAAATTGAACCAGAATTATTAAAATCTATTAAGCAAGCTGATCGTTTATATATTGTAGCTGCTGGTACTAGTTATCATGCTGGATTAGTTGGTAAGAATTTATTTGAAACAATGGCACAAATTCCTACAGAAGTTCATGTAGCTTCAGAATTTGCATATAATATGCCTTTATTATCAAAGAATCCATTCTTTATTTTCTTAAGTCAAAGTGGCGAAACTGCTGATAGTCGTGAAGTTTTAGTTAATATTAATAAAGCTGGATATAAGAGTTTAACAATTACTAATGTTGCTAACTCCACATTGTCACGTGAATCCAATTATACTTTGTTATTACATGCAGGGCCTGAAATCTCAGTTGCTTCAACTAAGGCCTATACTGCTCAAATTGCTGTAGAAGCTATTTTAGCTAAAGCCTTAGGAGAAGCAGATCAAATTAAGGAGGCTACTGAATTTAACTTAAAACAACAATTAGGTTTAGTTGCTACTGGAATGCAAACGATTGTTGATGAAAAGGAAGTCCTTAATAAGTTATCTAAAGATTATTTTGTTGACGCTAACAAGGCATTTTATATTGGTCGTGGTATTGATTACTTTGTTTCTTTAGAATCAGCTCTTAAACTAAAAGAAATTTCATATATTCATGCCGAAGGATTTGCTTCTGGAGAATTGAAGCATGGGACAATTGCTTTAATTGAAAATGGAACACCAGTTATTGGTATTATTACTCAATCAAATACTGCTGGTTTAACTAGAAGTAATCTTGAAGAAACAATTGCTAGAGGTTCAAAAGCTATTACTATCGTTACTAAATCATTATCTAAAGATGGTGATGATATTATTGTTCCTGATGTTAACAGTATGTTAACTCCATTATTAAGTGTTATTCCTGCTCAATTGCTTGCTTATTACACAAGCTTGAATAAGGGATTAGACGTTGATCATCCAAGAAACTTAGCAAAGAGTGTTACAGTTCAATAA
- a CDS encoding glycoside hydrolase family 73 protein, which translates to MKKKNVAKVFLSLMTVSTMMVSVNSLYSYADSNDSNNSPLNNNSSNNNNSSLNNTDNNSIDNLSSQLNYDNFFTKLSPLATKIANKNDLYPSLLLAQAALESFYGQSGLTQNSNNLFGIKSFNGQGVNTDTTEFNGNNSYTTNSVFRTYPDLSSSLQDYADFLNNSRYSNVHRSIATTVEEAAQNIRDDGYATDPDYGAKLIRIINNNNLKSYDSSDSSSQNDYNKGLDINTSVNTNNSQIHNSQTQNDDSKSENIKYNSANGQETFKLSNDYKSYKLSNHAEGSKFQIKNYSWSNKLNSNKKVFADCLAIHKVGSQESKFYRIRLGNDSKRKYWVSEKALDLPNVTYTKTNKKITVKNTDSKQLYNHVYNSPYLSQKIKNTKDLSEDNYNSNMKATIDNNGVKTDWYRIYIAGTGNAWISSKDLSNIKTNDSKKNTYNKTSSGYAYLNNYGKYRLYDKIPGTSKSVKVSNWDKIKVPSDYLVSYDSSGVNGKDNTNWYHININHKTYWISSSALKF; encoded by the coding sequence ATGAAAAAGAAAAATGTTGCTAAGGTTTTTTTATCATTAATGACAGTTAGTACTATGATGGTTTCAGTTAACTCATTATATTCTTATGCTGATAGTAATGATTCAAACAATAGCCCATTAAATAATAATAGTTCAAACAATAATAATAGTTCATTAAATAATACCGATAATAATAGTATTGATAATTTATCCAGTCAGCTCAATTATGATAATTTTTTCACTAAATTAAGTCCATTAGCTACAAAAATCGCTAATAAGAATGATTTATATCCTTCATTACTACTTGCTCAAGCTGCTTTAGAAAGCTTTTATGGTCAAAGTGGTTTAACGCAAAACAGTAATAATTTATTTGGTATTAAATCATTTAATGGGCAAGGCGTTAATACTGATACTACTGAGTTTAATGGTAATAATAGTTATACAACTAATTCTGTTTTTAGAACATATCCAGATCTTTCAAGTAGTTTGCAAGACTATGCAGATTTTTTAAACAATAGTAGATATAGCAATGTTCATCGTTCTATTGCTACTACAGTTGAAGAAGCTGCACAAAATATTAGAGATGATGGATATGCTACTGATCCTGATTATGGTGCTAAATTAATTAGAATCATTAATAATAATAACTTAAAATCTTATGATTCATCAGATAGCAGTAGTCAAAATGATTATAATAAGGGTTTGGATATTAATACATCTGTAAATACAAACAATAGTCAGATACATAATAGTCAAACACAAAATGATGATAGTAAGTCTGAAAATATTAAATATAATAGTGCTAATGGGCAAGAAACATTTAAACTATCTAATGATTATAAGTCATATAAATTATCTAATCACGCCGAAGGTAGTAAATTTCAGATAAAAAATTACTCATGGAGTAATAAACTTAATTCAAATAAAAAAGTTTTTGCTGATTGCTTAGCTATTCATAAAGTAGGATCACAAGAATCTAAATTTTATCGTATTCGTCTAGGCAATGATTCTAAACGTAAATATTGGGTTTCTGAGAAGGCTTTAGATCTACCTAATGTTACCTACACTAAAACAAATAAAAAAATTACTGTAAAAAATACTGATAGTAAACAACTTTATAATCATGTTTATAATTCACCATATTTAAGTCAAAAAATTAAAAATACTAAAGACTTAAGTGAAGATAACTATAATTCTAATATGAAGGCTACTATTGACAATAATGGTGTAAAAACTGATTGGTATAGAATTTATATTGCAGGAACTGGAAATGCTTGGATTAGTTCAAAAGACTTATCTAATATTAAAACTAATGATAGCAAGAAAAACACTTATAATAAAACTTCTTCCGGTTATGCTTACTTGAATAACTATGGTAAATATCGTTTGTATGATAAAATTCCTGGCACTTCAAAGTCAGTTAAAGTGTCCAATTGGGATAAAATTAAAGTTCCTAGTGACTATTTAGTAAGTTATGATTCTTCGGGAGTTAATGGTAAAGATAATACTAATTGGTATCATATAAATATCAATCATAAAACTTATTGGATTTCATCAAGTGCATTGAAGTTTTAG
- a CDS encoding ABC transporter ATP-binding protein produces the protein MAEDYKIRVQNVTKEYDLFKTQTDKLKSFFSIKTDVPHFWSLMGVSFDVRPGETLGLIGVNGSGKSTISNIMSGIIPQTTGYVDVRGDTSIVAISAGLKWNLTGRENIRLKSLMQGLTNPEIDDLMDDIIGFADIGDFVDQPVKSYSSGMRSRLGFSIAVHINPDILIIDEALSVGDDTFYQKCVDKIENFKKQGKTIIFVSHSLRQIELLCDRVAWINYGELKTIGKTKDVTKKYREFTKWFKSLSKKQKADFETEKKQVQKDFDINEYQKRVTEEEQAQNPDDKKVASKIKKRFYSSVISEKMPKLSVAFTWLVVFATMFFCLVNISGHSITHIVKHPASIVKPSKTLKLPSKLEQASGLNKKTHKAQKTSVK, from the coding sequence ATGGCAGAAGATTATAAAATTAGAGTTCAAAATGTAACAAAAGAATATGATTTATTTAAAACACAAACTGATAAGTTAAAATCATTTTTTTCGATTAAAACTGATGTACCACATTTTTGGTCATTAATGGGAGTATCTTTTGATGTTAGGCCTGGTGAAACTTTAGGTTTAATTGGAGTAAATGGTTCTGGTAAATCTACTATTTCTAATATAATGTCTGGAATCATTCCACAAACAACTGGATATGTTGATGTCAGAGGAGATACATCAATTGTTGCAATTAGTGCTGGTTTAAAATGGAATTTAACTGGTCGTGAAAATATTAGATTAAAGTCTTTAATGCAAGGATTAACTAATCCGGAAATTGATGATTTGATGGATGATATTATTGGATTTGCTGATATTGGTGACTTCGTAGACCAACCAGTAAAAAGTTATTCCAGTGGTATGAGATCTCGTTTGGGATTCTCTATTGCTGTTCATATTAACCCCGATATCTTAATTATCGATGAAGCTTTATCTGTTGGTGATGATACTTTTTATCAAAAGTGTGTTGATAAAATTGAAAATTTCAAAAAACAAGGTAAAACAATTATTTTTGTTAGTCATTCACTTAGACAAATAGAATTACTATGTGATCGAGTTGCTTGGATTAACTATGGCGAATTAAAAACCATTGGTAAAACTAAAGATGTTACCAAAAAATATCGTGAATTTACCAAATGGTTTAAGTCACTTTCTAAAAAGCAAAAGGCAGATTTTGAAACTGAGAAAAAACAAGTACAGAAAGATTTTGATATTAATGAATATCAAAAAAGGGTAACTGAAGAAGAACAAGCCCAAAATCCTGATGATAAAAAGGTTGCATCTAAGATTAAAAAGCGTTTTTATAGTTCTGTTATTAGCGAAAAAATGCCTAAATTATCAGTTGCTTTCACTTGGTTAGTAGTTTTTGCAACAATGTTTTTCTGCTTAGTGAATATTTCTGGTCATTCTATAACGCATATAGTGAAGCATCCGGCTTCAATTGTTAAGCCTTCAAAAACTTTGAAGTTACCTAGTAAGTTAGAACAAGCTTCAGGTTTAAATAAAAAAACTCATAAAGCACAAAAGACGAGTGTTAAATAA